From a region of the Pseudomonadaceae bacterium SI-3 genome:
- a CDS encoding zinc ABC transporter substrate-binding protein: MFRLFSIPLLVTASLFSSAQAHAEIEVLTSIKPLQLIAAAVQDGVGKPAVLLPPGASPHHYAMRPSDVRQIRSADLFYWIGPDMEGFLAPVLEGRKRPSVAIQSLPGLTLRHFGDAAGEHDRHDEHAHEAHGEHSEQAHEEHDDHAHEAAAAQAADHDEHEHDHAHRPGSLDAHLWLLPANAVTIAEGMAQDMAKADPANAERYRANLAAFKQRLDALDKRLSQRLSETRTKPFFVFHEAFDYFEAAYGIKHAGVFSAGGEAQPGARHVAAMRERLEQAGPSCVFYEPPVRPRLADSLIRGLPVKVTELDALGHGIDASAGGYEQLIDNLGRSLAECLESL; encoded by the coding sequence GTGTTTCGTCTTTTTTCGATACCGCTTCTAGTGACCGCGAGCCTGTTCAGCAGCGCCCAAGCCCATGCCGAGATCGAGGTGCTGACCAGCATCAAGCCGCTGCAGCTGATCGCCGCTGCCGTTCAGGACGGTGTCGGCAAGCCTGCCGTTCTGTTGCCGCCGGGTGCCTCGCCCCACCATTACGCAATGCGCCCGTCCGACGTACGGCAGATTCGCAGCGCCGATTTGTTCTACTGGATCGGCCCGGACATGGAAGGTTTTCTCGCGCCGGTGCTGGAAGGCCGCAAGCGGCCGAGCGTGGCGATACAGTCGCTGCCCGGACTGACCCTGCGCCACTTCGGCGACGCAGCCGGCGAGCATGATCGTCACGACGAGCATGCACACGAGGCGCACGGCGAGCACTCCGAGCAGGCACATGAAGAGCATGACGACCACGCTCATGAAGCCGCCGCCGCCCAGGCCGCCGACCACGACGAACACGAACACGACCACGCCCATCGTCCCGGCAGCCTGGACGCACACCTCTGGTTGTTGCCCGCCAATGCGGTGACCATCGCCGAAGGCATGGCACAGGACATGGCCAAGGCCGACCCGGCCAACGCCGAGCGCTACAGAGCCAACCTGGCCGCATTCAAGCAGCGGCTGGATGCGCTGGATAAGCGGCTCAGCCAGCGCCTGAGCGAAACCCGAACCAAGCCGTTCTTCGTCTTCCATGAAGCCTTCGATTATTTCGAAGCCGCTTATGGGATCAAACACGCCGGCGTATTCAGCGCCGGTGGCGAAGCCCAGCCCGGCGCGCGGCATGTTGCCGCCATGCGAGAGCGTCTGGAACAGGCCGGCCCGAGCTGCGTGTTCTACGAGCCACCGGTTCGTCCGCGTCTGGCGGATAGTCTGATCCGGGGGCTGCCAGTGAAGGTCACCGAGCTGGACGCGCTGGGTCACGGCATCGACGCCTCGGCGGGCGGCTACGAGCAGTTGATCGATAACCTCGGTCGCTCGCTGGCGGAATGTCTGGAATCGCTCTGA